CGCACCAACCTCCTGCATCACGGTTTGCAAGCGCTCTTCGGGCATCTCCCTGTCCAGCGGAACGTAGGCCGCGCCAGATTTAGCAATGCCCAATATAACGGCATGTAGTTCAAGTCCGCGAGTATGCCAAACACCAATAGCCTGGCCGTTGCCAATGTCCTGTTGGGCAATAAATGCAGCGATGCGATCGCTCCAGCGGTCAAGCTCGGCGTAAGTAAGGTGGGCGTCCCCAAAAATGAGGGCGGTTTTGTTTTTATAATGGTCTGCCGATTGACGGATCAGACTGGCTAAGGTTTCAGGTTTGATCAGATCCGGACGAGCGGCTCCTCTCAGTAGGCTTTGGGTATTCATTTGATCGGTTTTGTGAACATTAAGACAATTACAGCCGTGCTTGGTTTAACTACAATCAGGGCATGTTCATCTTTTCTTCATCAAACTAAAAAAGGGGGGTATTGTACCCGGCAACTGATGCGGTCGCCAGGTTATAAAGTTCGAATTTTATTAGTTTACTTTTGGTCTGATATGGCCATCTTTATCAAACTCAACCGGTACTAATCCGGCATGTTTCTGGATTGGCGCATCGGCATCATTGCCAAACAACGTGCTGATCCATTGACCCTTATCATCCTGGAAAAAAGTATTGTGGCCGGCATAAGGCACAGAAACATAACGGGCGGAGTATGGGCCCATAATGTTGGTAGCTTCGGCAGTCATACAATGGTAGCGCTCAAAATAGCGTTCGGCGCACGATAGATAGTAGCGGCCGTTGCGTTTAAACATAAACACGCCCTCAAATCCCACATGGTTCAATTGTGTGCAGGGACGCGACGGATGGTGATGATCAATATCAGAATCGGGCACACAGGTAAGTTGCACGGGTTTGGTTACCAGGGCCGTCATATCACTGTTCATTTTAGAGATCATACCGCTGCCACTCAGGAAATAAACGGTGCCGTCATCATCCTGAAACAACGAGGCATCTATGCCTTTGGTAAGTGGTGCATCAGGTTTGTTAACACTAGTGTACGGGCCCTCGGGCTTACCACTGGTGCTGCGTAGTAAGCCGGTGCCCAGTCCGGTAATGCAATAGGCAATGTAATAGTTGCCTTTCAAGTAGTGGATTTCGGGCGCCCACAGTGCGCGGCGTTTCTGACCGTTTTTTTCGGTCCACTGTTTTTGCCAGGTGCCATCGCGGTCAATGCCCCATACCAGGCCCAGCGGTTGCCAGTTTTTCAGGTCTTTTGATCGCCATAGTTTAATGCCCTCATTATCCGTCATAAACTGCGGACCGAGGGTGCCGGTTAAATAATAGGCTCCATCGCCACCTTTGCAAATGCTTACATCGCGCAGCGGTTCATCTAATATGGCGTGCACCTCGGGCATGGGCGGCTCGCCGGTATGCGGGTAATCTTTTACGGTTTTATTAGACGGATATTTTGCCGGCGCAACCTGTGCTTTGCCAGTTGCTGCTATCAATACAAAGCAGGCGGTAACAAGAGCCGCGGCGCCTACAAAATTTTTCTTCATATTATGGTGTCAATTGGTACCCAAATCTAAAGCTTGCAACGGAACTATTGAAATGTATTACGGATGTTACAATCGATTGTTCGGATACTGTAAGCAATCCACAGAGATTCCTTGTTGCCTATAATCAAGCGGTCGAACAGTCCAATTTAATCAAAAACCTTTCGCTTTTATCCTTTTACCTTTCACCTTCCTTTGCCCTTTTAACATTTTTTAACATTTTAGGGCCCCAATTAAGTGGCAAAAAAATTACAGGCTGATTAAGTTTGCCTACCCAAATCAAATATTGAATGGAAGAGTCAAATACCACCGCAACGCCCGTATCGTATTCAACCGATATCAGGGCCTTGAACGAAATGATACAACGCGAGAGCGAGTTCATCGATCTGCTGAAGATGGAGATGGACAAAGTGATTGTAGGGCAGAAAAACATGGTAGACCGCCTGCTGATAGGCCTGCTGGCCGATGGCCACATTCTGTTGGAAGGTGTACCCGGCCTGGCAAAAACGCTGGCTATTAACACCCTGAGCAAGGCCATCCAGGCAGATTTTAGTCGCGTGCAGTTTACGCCAGACCTGTTACCGGCGGATTTGCTGGGTACCATGATCTACAACCAGAAGAAAGAAGAATTTGTGGTGCGTAAAGGTCCGTTGTTTGCCAACTTTGTTTTGGCCGATGAGATTAACCGTGCCCCGGCCAAGGTACAGGCCGCCTTGCTGGAAGCCATGCAGGAGCGCCAGATCACTATTGGCGATAATACTTTCCCGCTGCCAAAGCCATTCCTGGTACTGGCAACTCAAAATCCGCTGGAGCAGGAGGGTACTTACCCGCTGCCAGAGGCGCAGTTGGACCGCTTTATGCTGAAGGTGGTGATTGGTTATCCTAATAAGGAGGAAGAGAAGAAGATTATCCGCAGCAATGTATCGTCACAAGGCATGGCGAAGCCAAATGCTATCATCAAACCAGAAGATATTGTTCGTGCCCGCCAGGTAGCCCGCGAGGTTTATATGGATGAGAAGATTGAGCAATACATCATTGATATTGTTTTTGCTACCCGCTACCCTGATCAGTATAAACTGGGGCAATACAAAAACCTCATTACCTACGGTGGCTCACCTCGTGCCAGTATCAACCTGGCCTTGGCTTCAAAAGCCTATGCGTTTATCAAACGCCGTGGTTATGTTATTCCGGAGGATGTGCGCGCCGTGGCGCATGACGTAATGCGTCATCGTATTGGCCTTAGCTATGAAGCCGAGGCTGAGAACATTACTACCGAGGATATTATTACCGGGATTTTGAATACGGTTGATGTACCGTAACACCCCTCCCGGCCGCCCTCTCAAGGAGTCCTTCGGACCGAAGGGGAGGAGTTGAAGGCGTGATGGTTTGTAATATAATAGACAAATAAGCAAAGAAAGTCTCCCCTTTGGGGAGATCTAGAGGGGTTCTATGGCTAAAGACACCAAAGACCTGCTGAGCAAGGTTAGAAAGATTGAGATAAAAACGCGGGGACTAAGCAGTCACCTGTTCCAGGGCGAGTACCACTCGGCCTTTAAGGGCAGGGGTATGGCCTTTAGCGAGGTGCGCGAGTACCAGGTAGGCGATGAGATTCGTACCATTGACTGGAACGTGACCGCGCGCTTTAATCACCCATACGTTAAAGTGTTTGATGAAGAGCGCGAACTGACCTTTATGCTGTTGATGGATGTGAGTGGGTCTGAACTTTTTGGTACCCAGCATCAACTGAAACAGGAATTGGCAACGGAACTGTGTGCCGTGCTGGCCTTTTCGGCTATTCAGAATAACGATAAAGTAGGGGTGATCTTTTTTAGCGATAAGATTGAAAAATTCATCCCGCCAAAAAAAGGCAGGAGTCATATTCTGATGATTATCCGTGAGCTGATTGATTTTAAACCAGAGAGTAAAGGGACCGATATTGCGGGAGCCATCAAATACTTTTCGGGCGTGATTAAGAAGCGCTGTACGGCTTTTGTGATCTCGGATTTTATTAGTCCGGCGTTTGAGGATGAGCTGAAGATTGCCAACAAGAAGCACGATATCATTGCTCTGAAACTGTTTGACAAGCATGAGGAGGAATTTCCGGATCTGGGATTGATCCCGATGAAGGATGAGGAGAGTGGCGAAGTGATGTGGGTAAACACCGGCGATAAAGAGGTGAGAAAAGCTTTCAGTGCACAAGCCATCAAGCGGAACAGAATGTTGCAGGATACTTTTAAACGCACGGGTGTAGATTATGCCACCATCGGCACGCATGAATCATACGTAAAGCCATTAATGACATTGTTTAAAAAACGTGGGAGCAAGCGATAGCGCATGAAGAGTTTTTTGAAATACCCCCTTTTAATTTTACTGTCGCTGACTTTCGGGCTGAAGGTATTTGCCCAGGCGCCGCTGGTAACAGCCAAGATTGACAGCCCGGTTATAAAAATTGGTCAGCAAACGCTGCTGCACTTTTTTATCCACGGACCAAGAAATGCCCCCATCGGTTACCCTGCGCTGAAAGACAGTCTGACATCTAAAGTACTGATCGTTCGTCCTGATAAAACAGATACCGTAACAGACAGTAATGAGCCTGGTCAGCAGATTATCCGCAGAAATTATGTCATCACTTCTTTTGATGAGGGTTCATATACCATTCCGCCGGTCAAGTTTAAGATAGGAAACGATACCGTAGCTACCGAGCCTATTACGCTGGAGGTTAAAACCGTCAAGGTTGATACCACCAAAGCTATTTATGATATCAAGCAGCCCCTGGCTGTGCCTTACACGCTATGGGACTGGCTGCGTGATAATTGGCCATTTGTGGTTATTCCGCTGTTGATTATAGCACTTATTGCCGGTATCGTCCTCTATCTTAAAAATCGCAAAAAGAAAGAGCCAATTGTAGTTGCGCCGCCAAAACCGGCCGTGCCACCGCATATTGCTACCATCAACCGCCTAAATGAGCTGCGCGATAAAAAGTTATGGCAGATGGATTTTATTAAAGAATACCACGTTGAGCTCACCGATATTATCCGCGATTACTTAACCATCCGCTATGGTATAGCCGCGCAAGAGAAAACTACCGACGAGATATTAACTGCCCTGCGCCAT
This region of Mucilaginibacter yixingensis genomic DNA includes:
- a CDS encoding BatD family protein; its protein translation is MKSFLKYPLLILLSLTFGLKVFAQAPLVTAKIDSPVIKIGQQTLLHFFIHGPRNAPIGYPALKDSLTSKVLIVRPDKTDTVTDSNEPGQQIIRRNYVITSFDEGSYTIPPVKFKIGNDTVATEPITLEVKTVKVDTTKAIYDIKQPLAVPYTLWDWLRDNWPFVVIPLLIIALIAGIVLYLKNRKKKEPIVVAPPKPAVPPHIATINRLNELRDKKLWQMDFIKEYHVELTDIIRDYLTIRYGIAAQEKTTDEILTALRHNLDQADYTRLQQMFVLADLVKFAKAKPVAAENEQSMDNAIAFVKSVQPKVEPPKQQEGGAADGVV
- a CDS encoding family 43 glycosylhydrolase, coding for MKKNFVGAAALVTACFVLIAATGKAQVAPAKYPSNKTVKDYPHTGEPPMPEVHAILDEPLRDVSICKGGDGAYYLTGTLGPQFMTDNEGIKLWRSKDLKNWQPLGLVWGIDRDGTWQKQWTEKNGQKRRALWAPEIHYLKGNYYIAYCITGLGTGLLRSTSGKPEGPYTSVNKPDAPLTKGIDASLFQDDDGTVYFLSGSGMISKMNSDMTALVTKPVQLTCVPDSDIDHHHPSRPCTQLNHVGFEGVFMFKRNGRYYLSCAERYFERYHCMTAEATNIMGPYSARYVSVPYAGHNTFFQDDKGQWISTLFGNDADAPIQKHAGLVPVEFDKDGHIRPKVN
- a CDS encoding DUF58 domain-containing protein; translation: MAKDTKDLLSKVRKIEIKTRGLSSHLFQGEYHSAFKGRGMAFSEVREYQVGDEIRTIDWNVTARFNHPYVKVFDEERELTFMLLMDVSGSELFGTQHQLKQELATELCAVLAFSAIQNNDKVGVIFFSDKIEKFIPPKKGRSHILMIIRELIDFKPESKGTDIAGAIKYFSGVIKKRCTAFVISDFISPAFEDELKIANKKHDIIALKLFDKHEEEFPDLGLIPMKDEESGEVMWVNTGDKEVRKAFSAQAIKRNRMLQDTFKRTGVDYATIGTHESYVKPLMTLFKKRGSKR
- a CDS encoding MoxR family ATPase — protein: MIQRESEFIDLLKMEMDKVIVGQKNMVDRLLIGLLADGHILLEGVPGLAKTLAINTLSKAIQADFSRVQFTPDLLPADLLGTMIYNQKKEEFVVRKGPLFANFVLADEINRAPAKVQAALLEAMQERQITIGDNTFPLPKPFLVLATQNPLEQEGTYPLPEAQLDRFMLKVVIGYPNKEEEKKIIRSNVSSQGMAKPNAIIKPEDIVRARQVAREVYMDEKIEQYIIDIVFATRYPDQYKLGQYKNLITYGGSPRASINLALASKAYAFIKRRGYVIPEDVRAVAHDVMRHRIGLSYEAEAENITTEDIITGILNTVDVP